The proteins below are encoded in one region of Candidatus Cloacimonadota bacterium:
- a CDS encoding (2Fe-2S) ferredoxin domain-containing protein: MKTLADLKKIREKAQEDMKLRGGNVRMKIVVGMGTSGIAMGAREVMKTFLEEIAARNLTDVMVTQTGEKGLSSMEPVVDIIEDGKPKVTYGNMNPDKVKKVVVEHIVNGRVVSDYVVATGN, from the coding sequence ATGAAAACACTGGCAGACCTTAAGAAAATCCGTGAAAAAGCCCAGGAAGATATGAAGCTTCGTGGCGGAAACGTACGCATGAAGATCGTGGTAGGGATGGGAACATCCGGAATCGCGATGGGTGCTCGTGAAGTGATGAAGACCTTCTTGGAAGAAATTGCAGCAAGAAATTTGACCGACGTTATGGTTACTCAGACTGGCGAAAAGGGTCTTTCTTCAATGGAACCGGTAGTGGATATCATCGAAGATGGCAAGCCAAAAGTAACCTATGGGAACATGAATCCCGACAAGGTCAAAAAGGTAGTTGTCGAACATATCGTTAATGGCAGAGTCGTCTCCGACTATGTTGTCGCTACCGGCAACTAA
- a CDS encoding ATP-binding protein encodes MQDISLHLLDILENSVRAGARNIKVRVINNVLKNRLRIIVEDDGSGMDAYTLEKAQNPFYTSKEERVKKVGLGIPLFKQNAEIVGGSFKMASEPGFGTVLTVDFPLDHIDRMPLGNLKDTLLGGIIGHQDVNFFIHFLYKDKAKELCFHFDTKAIREELGDIPLTYPDVIEYIDQSLYEGIQNTNMEDV; translated from the coding sequence ATGCAAGACATCTCTTTGCACCTATTAGATATTCTGGAAAACTCTGTAAGAGCAGGAGCAAGAAATATCAAGGTGCGCGTGATAAACAATGTGTTGAAGAATCGTCTGCGAATCATCGTTGAAGACGATGGCTCAGGGATGGATGCGTACACTCTGGAAAAAGCTCAGAATCCCTTTTATACTTCAAAAGAAGAACGAGTAAAAAAAGTGGGATTGGGCATACCATTGTTCAAACAGAATGCAGAAATCGTTGGCGGTTCATTCAAAATGGCCAGCGAGCCTGGCTTTGGCACTGTTCTTACGGTGGATTTCCCTTTGGATCACATCGACAGAATGCCTTTGGGAAATCTGAAGGATACACTTCTGGGTGGCATCATAGGACATCAAGATGTAAATTTCTTTATCCACTTTCTTTACAAAGACAAGGCTAAAGAGCTCTGTTTCCATTTCGATACCAAAGCTATTCGGGAGGAGTTGGGAGACATCCCTCTCACCTATCCCGATGTTATTGAATACATAGACCAATCTTTATATGAAGGAATACAAAATACAAACATGGAGGATGTCTGA
- a CDS encoding PHP domain-containing protein, whose amino-acid sequence MRLISADLHIHSVLSPCGGLEMSPSALTARLKALQIEWFAITDHNSMANCPAYEAVANKAGISFSWGVEIQTLEEIHLLAYFDNREMALAFDSELYKSLLPIENDPEYFGDQVIIDENENILRVESIALINSSSWDLATATEQVLAHNGLPVPAHVDAEVNSVLSQLGFFPVYPEFELLGITATLDMNSFLLQHPEMVQKAFLRASDAHYLSDLKPGLCKVNAKQATVSELLAAARKQDGRFIDFYT is encoded by the coding sequence ATGCGCCTGATTAGCGCTGACCTGCATATACATAGCGTGTTATCTCCCTGTGGAGGCCTGGAGATGTCGCCTTCAGCGCTGACCGCCAGACTGAAAGCACTGCAAATAGAATGGTTTGCCATCACAGATCATAATAGCATGGCAAATTGTCCTGCTTATGAGGCGGTTGCAAATAAAGCTGGAATTTCGTTTAGCTGGGGAGTGGAAATTCAGACTTTGGAAGAAATTCATCTGTTAGCCTATTTTGATAATCGGGAAATGGCATTAGCTTTTGATTCAGAACTCTATAAGTCATTATTGCCCATCGAAAACGATCCTGAATACTTTGGAGATCAAGTTATCATTGACGAAAATGAGAACATTTTAAGAGTGGAATCTATTGCATTGATAAATTCCTCATCTTGGGATTTGGCCACTGCTACAGAACAGGTTTTAGCACATAACGGTCTACCTGTACCTGCTCATGTAGATGCTGAAGTAAACAGTGTTCTATCCCAATTGGGGTTTTTTCCTGTATATCCTGAATTTGAACTTTTGGGGATCACTGCGACATTGGATATGAACAGCTTTCTGTTACAACATCCCGAAATGGTGCAAAAAGCCTTTTTAAGAGCTAGTGATGCCCATTATCTTTCAGATTTAAAGCCCGGACTTTGTAAAGTAAATGCCAAGCAAGCCACCGTAAGCGAGTTGCTTGCGGCAGCCCGAAAGCAAGACGGTAGATTCATAGACTTTTACACATAA
- a CDS encoding ATP-binding protein has protein sequence MAEYWYIAEGFEERVNSYLTHNGESEVDMMFSVPEKDFNTAGKGSSELKILLKRLGVNSDILRRIAVASYEAEINVAAHSKGGIMHSAVHDDFIHIRFEDEGPGISDIEQAMIPGFSTADELVRELGFGAGLGLPNIKKNSDAMHIVSEHGSSTLVEFIVFFS, from the coding sequence ATGGCAGAGTATTGGTATATAGCCGAAGGTTTTGAAGAGCGGGTAAACAGCTATTTGACCCACAATGGCGAATCTGAGGTAGATATGATGTTTTCAGTACCGGAAAAGGACTTTAATACAGCAGGAAAGGGATCTTCCGAATTGAAGATCCTCCTGAAGCGATTGGGGGTAAATTCCGATATCCTACGCCGGATCGCGGTTGCCTCCTATGAAGCAGAGATCAACGTAGCCGCTCACTCCAAAGGAGGAATAATGCACAGTGCGGTTCACGACGATTTTATCCACATTCGCTTTGAGGATGAAGGGCCTGGTATCAGTGACATCGAACAAGCCATGATTCCCGGTTTTTCTACCGCCGATGAGCTGGTTCGTGAACTTGGTTTTGGAGCTGGCCTTGGTTTACCAAACATCAAAAAAAACAGCGATGCCATGCATATTGTCTCTGAGCATGGTTCTTCCACCTTGGTGGAGTTCATAGTTTTCTTTTCTTAA
- the nuoF gene encoding NADH-quinone oxidoreductase subunit NuoF → MSLKRIDLLICCGSGCVSAGALKIKERFHTVLAEHNLSNEVNIIETGCMGPCDYGPVMVVYPEGIFYKKVSPDDVPEIVTEHFVKGRPVARLMLQDEDKTFSAQKDIPFYQKQIKVALENCGYINPESLDEYIATGGYEAMAKMLTEMKPQDVINVIKESGLRGRGGGGFPTHIKWQMVHDNKSDQKYIICNGDEGDPGAFMDRSLLEGDPHRVLEGMMIAAYAMGATNGFFYIRAEYPLAIKRIKMAIQQAKDIGLMGTNVFNSGFNFDAEVRTGAGAFVCGEEMALIHSIEGQRGNPTPKPPYPALQGLWGKPTVVNNVETLGNVPTILRRGASWFSSMGTEKSKGTKVFALTGDVNNTGLVEVPMGITLRELIFDVGGGMIGDHKFKAVQLGGPSGGCLTVDHLDTPVDYENLKARGAMMGSGGVIVMNEEKCMVNVAKFFMDFCVEESCGKCSPCRIGLKQMLEILERITSGYGREGDIEELLRLGESISKLSLCGLGQTAPNPVLSTIRYFREDYEAHIRDHSCSTKVCSDLMHFKIDKDRCIGCSLCSRKCPASCISGNREEKFTIHQLDCVKCGNCFDVCPVKAIDKVPGMHPEIEAHRANMAKAAHHYDD, encoded by the coding sequence ATGTCTCTGAAACGTATTGACCTTTTGATCTGCTGCGGTTCTGGTTGTGTTTCTGCCGGCGCACTCAAGATCAAAGAACGCTTTCACACTGTGTTGGCAGAGCATAATCTTTCAAACGAAGTGAATATAATTGAAACCGGTTGCATGGGGCCTTGCGATTACGGCCCCGTGATGGTTGTCTATCCGGAAGGAATTTTCTACAAGAAAGTAAGCCCGGACGACGTCCCCGAGATCGTAACCGAACACTTCGTAAAAGGCCGCCCGGTAGCGCGCTTGATGTTGCAGGATGAGGATAAGACTTTTTCTGCCCAAAAAGACATCCCCTTCTACCAAAAACAAATTAAAGTGGCCTTGGAAAACTGTGGTTACATCAATCCCGAAAGTCTTGATGAATACATCGCAACCGGTGGATATGAAGCCATGGCAAAAATGCTGACCGAGATGAAACCTCAGGATGTCATTAATGTTATAAAAGAATCCGGTCTGCGCGGTCGCGGCGGTGGCGGATTCCCCACCCATATAAAATGGCAGATGGTTCACGACAATAAATCGGATCAAAAATACATCATTTGCAATGGAGACGAGGGTGACCCCGGTGCCTTTATGGATCGTTCACTCTTGGAAGGTGATCCTCATCGTGTACTTGAAGGTATGATGATCGCCGCTTATGCTATGGGTGCTACCAATGGTTTCTTCTACATCCGCGCCGAATACCCGCTTGCCATCAAGAGAATCAAGATGGCTATTCAGCAAGCCAAAGATATCGGCTTGATGGGTACAAATGTGTTTAATTCCGGTTTCAATTTTGATGCTGAAGTGCGTACCGGAGCCGGAGCATTTGTGTGTGGAGAAGAAATGGCTCTGATCCACTCCATCGAAGGCCAACGTGGTAATCCCACACCCAAACCACCTTATCCGGCGTTACAGGGTTTGTGGGGTAAACCTACCGTAGTGAACAACGTAGAAACCCTGGGTAATGTACCCACTATTCTACGTAGAGGTGCCAGTTGGTTTTCATCTATGGGCACCGAGAAATCCAAAGGAACCAAGGTATTTGCTCTTACCGGAGATGTTAATAACACCGGATTGGTGGAAGTACCTATGGGAATTACCCTGCGTGAGCTGATATTTGATGTTGGCGGTGGAATGATCGGCGACCATAAATTCAAAGCAGTGCAATTGGGCGGACCTTCCGGTGGTTGCCTTACCGTTGACCATTTGGATACTCCCGTTGACTACGAAAATTTGAAAGCACGTGGAGCAATGATGGGTTCCGGCGGTGTAATCGTGATGAACGAAGAAAAGTGCATGGTGAATGTCGCTAAGTTCTTTATGGATTTCTGCGTGGAAGAATCTTGCGGAAAGTGCTCACCCTGCCGAATTGGCCTGAAACAGATGCTGGAGATTCTGGAACGCATCACCTCCGGATACGGTCGTGAAGGCGATATCGAAGAATTACTGCGCCTGGGTGAATCCATCAGCAAGCTTTCTCTTTGCGGACTGGGACAGACAGCTCCCAATCCAGTGCTTTCTACCATCCGTTATTTCAGGGAAGACTATGAAGCCCATATTCGGGATCATAGCTGTAGCACCAAGGTGTGTAGCGATCTCATGCACTTCAAAATTGATAAGGACAGATGCATCGGCTGCTCTTTGTGTTCCAGAAAATGTCCTGCCAGCTGCATCAGCGGTAATCGCGAAGAAAAATTCACCATCCATCAATTGGATTGCGTGAAATGCGGTAATTGCTTTGATGTGTGCCCGGTAAAGGCAATCGACAAAGTGCCGGGAATGCATCCCGAAATTGAGGCTCATAGAGCTAATATGGCGAAAGCCGCTCACCATTACGACGATTAA
- a CDS encoding DRTGG domain-containing protein: MTLRDIVTLLEGEVLFPEADLDREVPCAFASDMISDILMCTKEPTLLLTGLTNNQVIRLSDMIDLSGIVFVRGKRPLQDVIDMAAERGLPIISTKFTLYRSSGLLYNAGLRSCKI, translated from the coding sequence ATGACTCTCAGAGATATCGTCACTTTGCTGGAAGGCGAAGTGCTATTCCCGGAAGCTGATCTGGACAGGGAAGTGCCCTGCGCTTTTGCGTCTGATATGATTTCCGACATTCTCATGTGTACTAAAGAGCCAACCCTACTCCTCACTGGGCTTACAAACAACCAGGTAATCCGCCTTAGCGATATGATCGATCTTTCCGGTATAGTCTTTGTACGCGGAAAGCGTCCTTTGCAGGATGTGATCGATATGGCTGCTGAACGGGGATTGCCCATCATTTCTACCAAGTTTACTCTCTATCGCAGTAGCGGCTTACTATACAATGCTGGTTTACGCAGCTGTAAGATTTGA
- a CDS encoding NAD(P)H-dependent oxidoreductase subunit E gives MASIAQDKNRLYDRLAEVIEEKKDLRNPLIEVLRIAQEIFGYLPVEVQEFVAEKMNIPASKIYGVVTFYNFFSMKPRGKYTLNVCTGTACFVKGAPRLIQMISEELGISMGETTKDGKFTMSAVRCVGACSLAPVFVIGEDTYGRNDNKDKIKEILKRYE, from the coding sequence ATGGCTTCCATAGCTCAAGACAAGAATCGTCTCTATGATCGCCTGGCAGAGGTGATCGAAGAAAAGAAGGATCTGCGTAATCCGCTGATCGAAGTTTTGCGTATAGCCCAGGAAATCTTTGGATACCTGCCGGTTGAAGTGCAAGAATTTGTTGCAGAAAAAATGAACATCCCCGCCAGCAAAATATACGGCGTGGTTACTTTCTACAACTTTTTCTCTATGAAACCCCGTGGCAAGTACACATTGAATGTATGCACCGGAACTGCATGTTTCGTGAAAGGTGCACCCCGACTCATCCAGATGATTTCGGAAGAGTTGGGTATCTCCATGGGCGAAACCACAAAAGACGGGAAATTTACGATGAGTGCAGTCCGATGCGTTGGAGCTTGTTCTCTGGCTCCTGTTTTTGTGATCGGAGAGGATACTTATGGGCGTAACGATAACAAAGACAAGATCAAAGAAATCCTAAAACGTTACGAGTAA
- the nuoE gene encoding NADH-quinone oxidoreductase subunit NuoE, with amino-acid sequence MYKEICAKYAPTKDNLIYILHDIQDSHPQHYISPDAVKAISEYLNLPENHIYGVLTFYSMYSTNPRGKNIIRLCESPPCYIKGSENILRKLKTILGVGVGETTKDGKFTLELCACLGVCGNAPVMMINEDVYGDLSEEKVEDIIEKMRGRN; translated from the coding sequence ATGTATAAAGAAATCTGCGCTAAATACGCCCCAACCAAAGACAACCTGATATATATCCTGCACGACATTCAGGATAGCCATCCGCAACATTATATATCCCCAGATGCGGTAAAGGCTATCTCTGAATACTTGAATCTGCCGGAGAACCATATTTATGGAGTACTTACATTCTACTCTATGTACTCCACCAATCCTCGCGGAAAAAACATCATCCGCCTCTGCGAATCCCCACCCTGCTACATCAAAGGAAGCGAAAACATTCTGCGCAAGCTGAAGACCATCCTTGGTGTTGGAGTAGGTGAAACTACCAAAGACGGTAAGTTCACTTTGGAACTATGTGCCTGTCTAGGTGTTTGCGGAAACGCACCAGTTATGATGATCAACGAAGATGTGTATGGCGATCTCTCAGAAGAGAAAGTAGAAGATATTATCGAAAAAATGAGAGGGAGGAACTAG
- a CDS encoding GNAT family N-acetyltransferase — protein MKLNYDDIVICEYEPKHAAGLAEMWNNSSSEWNGMVFNYSTEQVISEQANSSAVAQYVALYKDQVLGYVDILCEAKKQTHICMLNVLPDYHGCGIGKKLLHACVYKTLELKIPVLSLFTWPGNTKAIPLYKKCGFFWQEMQNPSTYLLNYLPGIISHELLAPYFDYFNWYKDQVRDLSIITDGEKENGFTYYSYLWQKDGKSLKVVVEKGSREIVEIHSPDFHISCKANRAKVVFGLKYSIKFHYESFSPDYNDFSLKSEDNELIDYKLKLNAKAEPSRTIDAEYTPLFFDGATSEWEVLPAIKTKLCVAGKSVVLGISQEIFQPLDIKLLSYGPVQTDTDQYMYLNVESMLEVPASFRLIFPDDDKVQIQTKVLEISLNAREKQTYTLRYQTSGSAVYNPEIEVKVKTQDSTEQQYFTHESTPILTNRGCDAKGTKSDAFIIAANSYVKMPLKNQNNWAYFYSDQKPTTTRYSPCDFGQPYSGEFEEQDPERICYSQSGDSASMEVFYESRKHIGLKFSKVFTLFPSGELDLVFKFQNIPDDAMDLNLRQRISFYIKECKFMQNSEVISMLTDCDQLTLDDFDPNSISEPWIFAKQSSDNTHCLTWHKGWNLSFEYNFLLLDVALADIKSTMDMKSPAIRVYHNLFQSAGAFRNFVMGKSFDSPAHYNSVDVISNNHNPIFPDVIALKPVHHHKLSLEHTLEIPSQNYSASATEDTIHSLPLDNAGLSILDAKLRFPYFDLDCKRLILNSVGTIDTHEGASEITINNGSLSFSAAKDNRFPLISSLKMDVIECLESAEPDFGPRAGRNPFVGGLFMMPSSMNEAKLLREKHVLQRADYYDQYQNLWQGLSWETAIEEIEFLKGARYRSLFLTMPGIPVLLNSVEIVSWPKRTGYESFYQYIFVNSKNVLPDAVFGFLDEHGNWQEYRKSEYACYPQGNYAVSRIRNEKISMNVMSDLYGHSAFTVKAQYLMARNMVYSRELCKAGDILDPIFIVFSNANLNDKMAQDLLRIKLTKA, from the coding sequence ATGAAACTGAATTACGATGACATTGTTATTTGTGAATATGAACCAAAGCATGCCGCGGGATTAGCGGAAATGTGGAACAATAGCAGTTCAGAATGGAATGGTATGGTGTTCAACTACAGCACAGAGCAGGTTATCTCAGAACAGGCAAACAGCTCAGCTGTGGCACAATATGTAGCCCTGTATAAAGATCAGGTATTGGGATATGTGGATATCTTGTGTGAAGCAAAGAAACAGACTCATATTTGTATGCTGAACGTTCTACCAGATTATCACGGTTGTGGAATTGGCAAGAAACTACTTCACGCCTGTGTATATAAAACACTAGAACTCAAGATTCCGGTGCTAAGCCTGTTTACATGGCCGGGAAACACTAAAGCTATACCATTATACAAAAAATGTGGTTTCTTCTGGCAAGAGATGCAAAATCCCAGCACTTATCTGTTGAACTATCTCCCTGGAATCATTAGTCATGAATTGTTGGCCCCATATTTTGACTATTTTAACTGGTATAAAGACCAGGTACGAGATCTGTCGATCATTACTGACGGAGAGAAGGAAAACGGTTTCACATATTACTCCTACCTTTGGCAGAAAGATGGAAAAAGCTTGAAAGTGGTCGTAGAAAAAGGATCAAGGGAGATTGTGGAGATCCATAGCCCGGATTTTCACATCAGTTGTAAAGCAAACAGAGCAAAAGTAGTTTTTGGTTTAAAATACTCTATAAAATTCCATTATGAGAGTTTTAGTCCCGATTACAACGATTTCTCATTGAAAAGTGAAGACAACGAACTCATCGATTATAAGCTGAAACTTAACGCTAAAGCCGAACCATCAAGAACAATAGATGCTGAATACACTCCGCTCTTTTTTGACGGAGCAACCAGCGAATGGGAAGTACTACCTGCAATTAAGACAAAACTATGCGTAGCAGGCAAGTCAGTAGTCTTGGGTATATCTCAGGAAATATTCCAACCTCTCGATATCAAACTACTGAGCTATGGACCGGTTCAAACTGATACGGATCAATATATGTACTTGAATGTGGAGAGTATGTTGGAAGTCCCAGCAAGTTTCAGATTGATCTTTCCCGATGATGATAAAGTACAAATCCAAACAAAGGTACTTGAGATAAGCCTGAACGCTCGAGAGAAACAAACCTATACTCTCCGATATCAAACAAGCGGCTCCGCAGTCTACAATCCTGAAATAGAGGTGAAAGTTAAAACTCAGGATTCCACAGAACAGCAATATTTCACACATGAAAGCACACCGATACTTACAAACCGGGGATGTGATGCAAAAGGCACAAAAAGCGATGCCTTTATCATAGCCGCTAACAGCTATGTGAAAATGCCGCTAAAAAATCAGAATAATTGGGCATATTTTTACTCCGACCAGAAACCCACTACTACAAGATACTCCCCCTGTGATTTTGGGCAGCCATATAGCGGCGAATTTGAAGAACAAGACCCTGAGAGGATTTGCTATAGCCAATCCGGAGACTCTGCAAGTATGGAAGTATTCTATGAGAGCAGAAAACACATCGGATTAAAGTTTTCCAAGGTTTTCACATTGTTTCCTTCCGGTGAATTGGATCTTGTTTTCAAGTTTCAGAATATACCTGATGATGCAATGGACTTGAATTTGCGGCAAAGAATATCTTTTTACATCAAGGAATGCAAGTTTATGCAGAATTCTGAAGTGATAAGTATGCTTACAGATTGCGATCAGTTAACTTTGGATGATTTCGATCCCAATTCAATATCCGAACCCTGGATTTTTGCTAAACAGAGCAGTGACAACACACACTGCCTTACTTGGCATAAAGGCTGGAATCTTTCCTTTGAATACAACTTCCTGCTATTGGATGTAGCTCTTGCAGATATCAAATCTACAATGGATATGAAGAGTCCTGCGATCAGAGTGTATCACAATCTCTTCCAATCTGCTGGGGCATTTAGGAATTTCGTAATGGGAAAGAGCTTTGATTCTCCTGCTCATTACAATAGCGTTGATGTGATAAGCAACAATCACAATCCGATATTTCCGGATGTAATTGCTCTCAAGCCAGTGCATCACCATAAATTGAGTTTGGAGCATACTCTGGAAATTCCCTCTCAAAACTATTCAGCTTCCGCAACGGAAGATACCATCCACAGCTTGCCCCTGGATAATGCGGGACTTAGTATTCTGGATGCAAAGCTGCGTTTCCCATATTTCGATCTGGATTGTAAACGCTTGATTCTAAATAGTGTTGGCACCATAGATACACATGAAGGCGCGTCTGAGATCACTATCAATAATGGCTCACTCAGCTTTAGTGCTGCAAAAGACAATAGATTCCCTCTTATATCAAGCTTGAAAATGGATGTTATTGAATGCCTAGAGTCCGCAGAACCAGACTTCGGCCCCAGAGCCGGTAGAAATCCCTTTGTGGGGGGATTGTTTATGATGCCAAGCTCCATGAATGAAGCCAAGCTGCTGCGTGAAAAGCACGTTCTGCAGAGAGCTGATTATTATGATCAGTATCAAAATCTGTGGCAGGGACTTAGCTGGGAAACCGCAATAGAAGAGATTGAGTTCCTCAAGGGAGCAAGATACAGGTCATTGTTCCTTACAATGCCAGGAATTCCTGTTCTGCTGAACAGTGTGGAAATCGTCTCCTGGCCCAAACGTACAGGATACGAATCCTTCTATCAATACATCTTTGTAAACAGCAAAAATGTGCTTCCTGACGCAGTATTCGGCTTCTTGGATGAACATGGGAATTGGCAAGAGTATCGTAAATCAGAATACGCCTGCTATCCGCAAGGAAACTACGCTGTGAGCAGAATTCGCAATGAGAAGATCAGCATGAATGTAATGTCCGATTTATACGGGCACTCAGCGTTTACTGTAAAAGCACAATATCTCATGGCGCGCAATATGGTATATAGTAGAGAGCTTTGCAAAGCCGGAGATATCCTTGATCCAATATTCATTGTTTTTTCGAACGCAAACTTGAATGATAAAATGGCACAGGATTTGTTACGGATCAAGCTCACTAAAGCCTAA
- a CDS encoding [Fe-Fe] hydrogenase large subunit C-terminal domain-containing protein encodes MNKKDSKYFHAIQILEDNCTGCTACVRVCPTEAIRVRDRKAYIDPYRCVDCGNCVTACEFHAIIPSSDPLDIINNFKYTVAIISSSFFGQFSEDISYGNAKQAILQLGFNEVAEEAMVTDFMISVIRLYIREHRDKRPILSSNCPAVVRLIQVKYPSLLPSLYHEEAPMSILTRYLRDRISKEQHLNDNEIGIFLIVPCVAHVTAVHQPEGAYKHLQDGAFSTGMIYGKVREIIKDVQNNPQTIDTYPQGLAWALSGVQAELVDTDDIRTLSVNGVENVMDILSKVEDHYLDQYDYIVLRSCTNGCVGGCLNVENPFVAMSRIKKMSKEGEGSEIHVEELERLHAAGEFSVSPLAPRPIMELDKDIKKAIQKMKKINEFLTMLPGLNCSACGSPTCYALAEDIVLGKASIDDCVVLQRGKSSDADEDE; translated from the coding sequence ATGAATAAGAAAGACAGCAAATACTTTCATGCCATACAGATCCTGGAAGACAACTGTACTGGTTGTACGGCTTGTGTGAGAGTCTGCCCCACTGAAGCCATTAGAGTGCGTGATCGCAAGGCGTATATAGATCCCTATCGTTGTGTGGATTGCGGCAATTGTGTAACTGCTTGCGAATTCCATGCTATCATTCCTTCCAGCGATCCCCTGGATATCATCAACAACTTTAAATACACTGTCGCCATTATTTCTTCCAGTTTCTTTGGTCAGTTTTCTGAGGACATCAGTTATGGTAATGCCAAGCAAGCCATCTTACAGCTTGGTTTTAACGAAGTAGCAGAAGAGGCGATGGTTACGGATTTCATGATCTCTGTGATTCGCCTGTACATTCGCGAACACCGGGATAAAAGGCCGATCCTCAGCAGCAATTGCCCCGCAGTAGTACGCCTTATTCAAGTGAAGTATCCTTCGCTCTTGCCCAGTCTGTATCATGAAGAAGCCCCTATGAGCATTTTAACCCGCTATTTGCGGGACAGAATCTCCAAGGAACAGCATTTGAACGATAATGAGATTGGTATCTTTCTGATCGTACCCTGCGTGGCTCACGTTACAGCAGTACACCAACCTGAAGGAGCATACAAACACCTGCAGGATGGAGCTTTCTCTACTGGAATGATCTATGGCAAAGTGCGCGAGATCATCAAAGATGTACAGAACAATCCACAAACCATCGATACTTATCCCCAAGGACTCGCTTGGGCGCTATCAGGAGTGCAGGCAGAACTGGTGGACACAGACGACATTCGCACTCTCTCTGTAAATGGCGTGGAAAATGTAATGGACATACTATCCAAAGTGGAAGATCACTATCTGGATCAATATGACTATATCGTTCTGAGAAGTTGCACAAACGGTTGTGTAGGTGGATGCCTGAACGTGGAGAATCCTTTTGTGGCAATGAGTCGCATCAAAAAGATGAGCAAAGAAGGTGAAGGAAGCGAGATCCATGTGGAAGAACTGGAACGTTTGCACGCTGCCGGAGAATTCTCAGTTTCCCCACTGGCTCCACGACCCATTATGGAGTTGGATAAAGACATCAAGAAAGCCATTCAAAAGATGAAGAAGATCAACGAATTCCTCACGATGCTTCCCGGCTTGAATTGCAGCGCCTGTGGCAGCCCCACTTGTTACGCTCTGGCAGAGGACATTGTTTTGGGCAAAGCATCGATCGATGATTGCGTAGTCCTTCAACGCGGCAAGAGTAGCGATGCAGATGAAGATGAATAA